The genomic window GCAATTTTCGCACAAAGAACAGCACGCCAATGGATATCAAGACAATAATAAACGCCAGACCCCGTAAAATGCTGGTTCCGCTGGTCCCCTGCATGATCCTGAGCACAACGTACACCACCATAAAGATAAGGAAGATCTCACCCAGAGATCTTCCTATCATCCAACCGCTGATATTTTTAAATAGACCAGAAATACTTTCAAACATTACCGGTTCCCGATTGCATCACACAAAGTTACCACCTGGGCCGCTTCACGCACGTCGTGAACCCGCACCATATGGGCGCCGTTCATAACGGCAACAGCAAGCGTTGCGAGTGTTCCATACAAACGTTCATGGACGGGGAGATCCAGGACGGCGCCGATAAACTTTTTCCGGGACGTACCCACCATTACAGGGAAGCCCAGGCTTGCAAACTCCCTCAACCTTCTCAGGATTTCCAGATTCTGCTGCACCGTCTTTCCAAAACCAATGCCGGGATCAACGATAATCCTTTCTCTTTTTACGCCCGCGCTCACTGCCAGGGAGATCGATTTTTTTAAGAACGACCTTATTTCCGCACATGCGTTCTTCCGCAGGGGATATTTCTGCATGGTCCTTGTGCTGCCCTTTTTATGCATAATGATAACGGGTACCTGCGACACGGCGGCGACCCGCGCCATCTCTTTGTCCATCCGTAAACCGCCGATATCATTAATAATTGACGCCCCGGCATCAATCGCCCTTTCTGCAACCGCGGCCTTATAGGTATCGATGGAAATTGGCGCTCGTATCCGCTTTGATAAGAGTTTAATAAGGGGAATTACCCTGGTTATTTCTTCTGTTTCCGTCACAGGAGATGCGCCTGGTCTCGTGGATTCGCCGCCGACGTCGATGATATCTGCGCCGCAATTCACCATGTCGAGCGCATGTTCAACGGCGCTTTCGTGGGTAGCATATCGCTTGCCGTCGTAAAAAGAATCCGGGGTTACGTTCAGGATTCCCATGACATACGTCTTTGTCCCGAGGTTCAATATGCCCTGCGGATAGGGCACATCAAAACATCCCCTTTTCAGATTGTCCGGCCTGTCCTGGATTGTTTGCCCTGATTTGGGAAGAGGAGTGTCCATAATCGCAACATCCCTCATGATTACCAGTCCTCTTCCATTGCATCCACAATGCCGCGGGCAACATTTACAAAGGCCTCCGTGCCGGAAGAGGTAAGCGTTTCATTCCTTGGAACAATAAACTCCGCTGCCTTGCTAATGTTTTTTCGCGGAACAATGGCCCTTCCTGTCCTCTTATCCACCCACTGTATTTCGATTCCTACAGATGTCCGGCTCTCGATGATGTTGTCATTCCTATTTTCAATGGTAACACCTTCATTAAAACTGGTAATCTTCCCGAACAAAATCGAATCGGCCTCATCTTTATCCACTACCCGCAGTCGCGTTCTGAGCAGGATTTGATCACGAACAGCCTTGGTAAGGTCAAACTCATATCCCCGGCGAAAGGTGTTATTATCGAAAATCGGGACGTAGATACTCCGTACGTTGGAACGAAGCAACGATCGTGAAGAGTAACCACAACCCACAACCGCAGCGATAAAAAACATCACCACCGTCAGACAGACAATGGATGTGGATCTGTTGCGCTGAAAAAACATCTTTCCCGGGAAGAGGTCTTTTCGCCCCCCTGTTTTCCCACATCGCAATGAAGAAAGGGAAGAGAGACGATCCGCAACTCCCCTTGTTTCTTTTGTGACAACCCTTTTGTTGCGGCTAAGCCGCGCATGATATCGATGGTGTACCATGGTATCGTATAATATAATGCCTGAAGGAATATGGCGTCCTGACAGGCGCATTTTAGCCCTCTTATTTTATAGCTTCAATTATCCTCAAAAATTCGATCTTTTCATTCGCTCTTTCCGCCCAGACAGTGTCGGGAAAATCAGCTGTAACGTACCCAAAATACATGGCAGCCGAGGCAGGCTTCTTTTGCCGGAGATAAAACTCTCCGATATTGTACTCCCGTTCTGCCTCAATAATCCTTATTTCCTGAATCATTTTCTTTGCATCTTCGGCATGTATGTCATGGGGGTGAGAGACGAGAAATTCTTCAAATCCCTCCCGTGCGGAGATCAGAAGGCCATAATTGCGCTCTTGCTGCTTCTCGTGATAGACTTTTGAAAGCGGTATCTGATATTGAACATACGGAACCCATTCACTTTTCGGATAATTTTCCAAAAACTTTTCATACGCGTCAAGGGCCTCTTCGTATAGCTCGAGTTTGAAATAACAATCCGCAATTTTTACCTGTGCATCCGGGGCAATTGGCCCTAAAGGATGCTTTTCTATAATCCTTTCGAAGACACTAATGGCCGCTTGCTCATCGGTCTCCATCTGAGTAACACCCACCTGATACTCCCGTTTCAGTATCTCCACCGTCCTTTTTGTGCCAGGGTATTTTTCCAGGACTTTTTCGTACGCCTTAAGCGCCCGCTTAAAATCATTATTGAGATAATATGCCCGGCCAATATTGATCTGAGAAACCTCAGCATATTCAGAATCACCCGCGTCACGGATAATTAATTCAAATTCCTTTATTGCAACGGTATATTTTTGTTCCACCAGAAGTGAAAGCGCATATCTGTAACGTTGTTCCAGCGTGGAAATTTCAGTCGTGGGAGATTCCATCCAACCCGTTTCTTTGTTCCAGATCCATTTTCCGTATGCGGGGGTAATCGCCAGACTCAGCAGGCTGCCCACCAAAAGAATGATAGACTGAAATTTCATGATCGTATGGTTAAAGATTCGTGAACTCTTGTCAAATCCTGATATATTTCCATGAATTGAGCTCCTTGTTTAAGAGAGACGCAATATAATAGCGCAGCATTTTTTCTATTTCAACACAAATAGACAACCGTAATCTGACACGGTCTAACCCGCGAACGTTCATTTCCGCCAATCTTCCGGCAATAACCATCGAACCAGGAGTCACTGGGATTCCATGGGTGAATTTCGTTTGACATTTGCTGCATACCCCCCCGCCCTCTTTTGCGCAGAAACGCACCCCTGATGCCTGCTGAATACGGTTCTTACACTGGACACAGCATCCCCATTCAGGCAAATACCCCAAAATCTTCAAAAGCTTTATTTCAAAGACCAGGGAGCGAACCGTAGCATCCCGATCCGTTGATATTCCAGCCAACGTATCCGTCAGGATGTCAAAAAGCTGTTCGCTGGGATCATTTTCCACCGTAAATTCATTCATCAGTTCCGCCACATACAAAGCTCTGTAGTACTTGTCCAACTCGCTGCGAAGCGTTGGGTAATTATTTTGTAATACTGCCTCGGTAAGCGTATGAAGAGAGGTTAGTTCTTTTTTGATAAAAATAATCTGATAGTGCGACAAAAGATCTATCGCCCTGGAACTATGTTTTCCCGATGAACGCTTGAACCCTTTTGCAAGGACGCGTATTTTTCCATAGTCGCGGGTATAAAAAGTAACGATCTGACTGGAATCACTGTAATCAGACCGCCCTAATGCAATTGCCGCTGTTCCGACGACAGGCATACCAATGCAACGAAATCTAAATTAATCAG from Candidatus Brocadia sp. includes these protein-coding regions:
- the folP gene encoding dihydropteroate synthase; translated protein: MRDVAIMDTPLPKSGQTIQDRPDNLKRGCFDVPYPQGILNLGTKTYVMGILNVTPDSFYDGKRYATHESAVEHALDMVNCGADIIDVGGESTRPGASPVTETEEITRVIPLIKLLSKRIRAPISIDTYKAAVAERAIDAGASIINDIGGLRMDKEMARVAAVSQVPVIIMHKKGSTRTMQKYPLRKNACAEIRSFLKKSISLAVSAGVKRERIIVDPGIGFGKTVQQNLEILRRLREFASLGFPVMVGTSRKKFIGAVLDLPVHERLYGTLATLAVAVMNGAHMVRVHDVREAAQVVTLCDAIGNR
- the lptE gene encoding LPS assembly lipoprotein LptE; the protein is MVHHRYHARLSRNKRVVTKETRGVADRLSSLSSLRCGKTGGRKDLFPGKMFFQRNRSTSIVCLTVVMFFIAAVVGCGYSSRSLLRSNVRSIYVPIFDNNTFRRGYEFDLTKAVRDQILLRTRLRVVDKDEADSILFGKITSFNEGVTIENRNDNIIESRTSVGIEIQWVDKRTGRAIVPRKNISKAAEFIVPRNETLTSSGTEAFVNVARGIVDAMEEDW
- the bamD gene encoding outer membrane protein assembly factor BamD translates to MKFQSIILLVGSLLSLAITPAYGKWIWNKETGWMESPTTEISTLEQRYRYALSLLVEQKYTVAIKEFELIIRDAGDSEYAEVSQINIGRAYYLNNDFKRALKAYEKVLEKYPGTKRTVEILKREYQVGVTQMETDEQAAISVFERIIEKHPLGPIAPDAQVKIADCYFKLELYEEALDAYEKFLENYPKSEWVPYVQYQIPLSKVYHEKQQERNYGLLISAREGFEEFLVSHPHDIHAEDAKKMIQEIRIIEAEREYNIGEFYLRQKKPASAAMYFGYVTADFPDTVWAERANEKIEFLRIIEAIK
- the recO gene encoding DNA repair protein RecO — encoded protein: MPVVGTAAIALGRSDYSDSSQIVTFYTRDYGKIRVLAKGFKRSSGKHSSRAIDLLSHYQIIFIKKELTSLHTLTEAVLQNNYPTLRSELDKYYRALYVAELMNEFTVENDPSEQLFDILTDTLAGISTDRDATVRSLVFEIKLLKILGYLPEWGCCVQCKNRIQQASGVRFCAKEGGGVCSKCQTKFTHGIPVTPGSMVIAGRLAEMNVRGLDRVRLRLSICVEIEKMLRYYIASLLNKELNSWKYIRI